Proteins from a single region of Ziziphus jujuba cultivar Dongzao chromosome 1, ASM3175591v1:
- the LOC107416282 gene encoding farnesyl pyrophosphate synthase 1, which produces MVDYAQDDYLDCFGVPEKIGKIGTDIEDFKCSWFVVKALELANEEQKKTLFENYGKPDPTNVAKGVYLDYEETVYRNLTATIEAQPSKAVQALLKSFLAKIYKR; this is translated from the exons ATGGTAGATTACGCCCAG GATGATTATTTGGACTGCTTTGGTGTTCCAGAAAAAATTGGTAAG ATAGGAACAGATATTGAAGATTTCAAGTGCTCTTGGTTTGTTGTGAAAGCATTAGAACTTGCCAACGAGGAACAAAAGAAAACATTATTT GAGAACTATGGGAAGCCAGACCCAACAAACGTTGCGAAA GGTGTATATTTGGACTATGAGGAGACGGTGTACAGGAACCTGACAGCAACTATTGAAGCTCAACCTAGCAAAGCTGTTCAAGCATTGTTGAAATCCTTCTTGGCTAAGATATACAAGAGGTAG
- the LOC107416543 gene encoding phosphoglycolate phosphatase 2 — translation MNSATASKSTSRLLAADNLQNLLDSVDAFLFDCDGVIWKGDELIDGVAQTLDFLRSKGKKLVFVTNNSTKSRRQYAQKFRSVGISVTEDEMFSSSFAAAMFLKVNNFPKDKKVYVIGEEGILEELKLAGFTGLGGPEDGKKTAELKPNHLFEHDKSVGAVVVGLDRYINYYKLQYGTLCIRENPGCLFIATNRDAVGHMTNLQEWPGAGCMVAAICGTTEKEPIVVGKPSTFLMDFLIEKFHISCSRMCMVGDRLDTDILFGQNAGCKTLLVLSGVTNLTTLQDDSNKIIPDYYTSKVSDIFEFMGP, via the exons ATGAACTCTGCAACCGCAAGCAAATCGACCTCACGTCTCCTCGCAGCTGACAACCTGCAAAATCTTCTGGATTCCGTGGATGCATTCCTCTTCGACTGCGATG GAGTCATTTGGAAAGGCGATGAGCTCATCGATGGCGTCGCGCAGACGCTGGACTTTCTTCGATCAAAG ggAAAGAAGCTGGTGTTCGTTACGAACAATTCCACAAAATCAAGAAGGCAATACGCCCAAAAGTTCCGTTCCGTCGGCATTTCTGTCACTGAG GATGAAATGTTCTCCTCCTCATTTGCGGCCGCTATGTTCTTGAAGGTTAATAATTTTCCCAAGGATAAGAAG GTTTATGTAATAGGTGAGGAAGGCATATTAGAGGAGCTGAAGCTTGCTGGATTCACAGGTCTTGGTGGCCCT GAAGATGGCAAAAAAACAGCCGAACTCAAACCAAATCATCTCTTTGAACACGATAAGAGT GTTGGAGCTGTTGTGGTTGGATTAGACCGTTACATTAATTATTACAAGCTTCA ATATGGAACCCTTTGCATTCGTGAGAATCCAGGATGCCTATTCATAGCTACCAACCGTGATGCAGTAGGGCACATGACTAATTTACAAGAATGGCCTG GTGCTGGATGCATGGTTGCAGCTATCTGTGGGACAACCGAGAAGGAGCCTATTGTAGTTGGAAAACCATCCACTTTTCTAATGGACTTTTTAATAGAAAA ATTTCATATCAGTTGCTCCAGGATGTGTATGGTTGGTGATAGATTAGACACTGATATTTTGTTTGGACAGAATGCTGGGTGTAAAACTCTCCTTGTTCTTTCAG GTGTGACAAATCTAACAACTCTTCAAGACGATTCAAATAAGATAATACCAGATTACTACACAAGCAAGGTCTCAGATATTTTTGAGTTCATGGGGCCATAG
- the LOC107416060 gene encoding oligopeptide transporter 1, whose protein sequence is MEHTGSQEFSVSYQNKKVETNADEENNDSPIEEVRLTVAITDDPTLPCLTFRTWVLGTICCAVLAFLNQFFGYRQNPLYISSVAAQIVVLPIGKFMAASLPRKEIRIPATKWSFSLNPGPFNLKEHVLITIFANSGSNSVYAVGIITIVKAFYHRKIHPLAALLLSQTTQLLGYGWAGIYRKFLVDSPYMWWPANLVQVSLFRALHEDEKRPKGGLTRLQFFLIVLISSFAYYIVPNYLFPSISAISFVCWIWKNSVTAQQIGSGTHGLGVGSFGLDWSTVAGFLGSPLATPGFAIINIMAGFFIFLYILIPIAYWTNSFNARSFPMFSSHVFDANGRSYNVSEVLNDSNFQFNEQGYDAYSQVNLSIIFAYTYGLSFATLAATLSHVALFHGRTIWRQTKATFQDKFGDVHTRLMKKNYESVPQWWFYTILLVVLALSMLTCQGFGGELQLPYWGILLAIGLALFFTLPIGVITATTNQQPGLNVITELIIGYMYPGKPLANVAFKTYGYISMTQAITFLADFKLGHYMKIPPKSMFIVQLVGTILSSSVYFATAWWLLTSVENICQPSNLPEGSPWTCPGDDVFYNASIIWGVVGPLRMFGRLGLYAKMNYFFLIGILAPLPVWILCKKFPQQKYLRLIHIPIILSGAGSMIPARSVNFLCWGAVGLFFNLIVYGRYKGWWARHNYILSAGLDAGVAFMAILCYFTLQVRDIDGIRWWGLEVDDHCPLASCPTAPGIEVQGCPVFH, encoded by the exons ATGGAGCATACTGGTAGTCAAGAATTCTCTGTTTCATATCAGAACAAGAAGGTTGAGACAAATGCTG atgaagaaaataatgattCTCCAATTGAGGAAGTCCGGCTGACAGTTGCAATCACAGATGATCCGACTTTGCCATGCTTGACATTTCGAACATGGGTTCTTGGGACCATATGCTGTGCTGTTCTTGCATTCCTGAACCAGTTCTTCGGTTACAGACAAAATCCGTTGTATATATCTTCAGTTGCAGCACAGATTGTAGTACTTCCAATTGGAAAGTTCATGGCTGCATCACTACCAAGAAAGGAGATTCGGATTCCAGCTACAAAATGGTCTTTTTCATTGAATCCAGGGCCATTCAACTTGAAAGAGCATGTGTTAATCACTATATTTGCAAATTCAGGTTCAAATTCCGTTTATGCTGTGGGCATTATTACCATAGTCAAGGCATTCTATCACAGGAAGATTCATCCTCTGGCAGCTCTTTTGTTATCACAAACAACTCAg CTGCTTGGCTATGGATGGGCTGGAATTTACCGCAAGTTTCTTGTTGATTCACCATACATGTGGTGGCCTGCCAACTTGGTTCAAGTCTCTCTCTTCAG GGCACTACACGAGGATGAGAAAAGGCCAAAAGGGGGATTAACAAGGCTGCAGTTTTTCCTTATTGTCCTTATATCAAGCTTTGCATACTATATCGTTCCCAACTATCTGTTTCCATCCATATCAGCCATCTCTTTTGTTTGTTGGATATGGAAGAACTCAGTCACAGCCCAGCAGATTGGCTCTGGAACTCATGGCCTTGGCGTTGGCTCATTCGGCCTTGATTGGTCAACTGTAGCTGGATTTCTAGGTTCTCCCTTAGCCACACCAGGATTTGCTATCATCAACATTATGGCTGGTTTCTTCATATTTCTCTACATATTAATCCCCATAGCTTACTGGACCAACTCTTTCAACGCCAGGAGCTTCCCCATGTTCTCATCCCATGTTTTCGATGCCAACGGGAGAAGTTATAATGTCTCAGAAGTTTTAAATGACAGTAATTTCCAATTCAATGAGCAAGGATATGATGCCTATAGTCAAGTTAATCTCAGTATAATATTTGCATATACTTATGGTCTTAGCTTTGCTACGTTGGCTGCAACATTATCTCATGTTGCACTCTTCCATGGAAG AACCATTTGGCGACAAACAAAGGCAACTTTCCAAGATAAGTTTGGTGATGTGCATACCAGACTGATGAAGAAAAACTATGAGTCTGTGCCTCAATGGTGGTTTTACACAATCTTATTAGTGGTTCTTGCACTATCCATGCTTACTTGCCAAGGCTTCGGCGGAGAATTGCAACTGCCCTATTGGGGAATCCTTCTAGCGATTGGGTTAGCCCTGTTTTTCACTCTCCCAATTGGAGTGATCACAGCCACCACAAATCAG CAACCAGGACTAAATGTCATCACTGAACTCATAATTGGTTACATGTATCCAGGGAAGCCTCTTGCAAATGTTGCATTCAAGACCTATGGCTACATAAGCATGACCCAAGCCATAACTTTTCTTGCAGACTTCAAGCTTGGACACTACATGAAAATTCCTCCAAAATCCATGTTCATTGTTCAG TTGGTGGGAACCATACTATCATCCTCAGTCTACTTTGCCACAGCTTGGTGGCTCTTAACATCAGTAGAAAATATCTGCCAACCTTCTAATCTACCAGAAGGAAGCCCATGGACATGCCCAGGAGACGATGTTTTCTATAATGCATCCATCATCTGGGGTGTTGTTGGTCCTCTTCGAATGTTTGGCCGCCTTGGCTTATATGCCAAGATGAACTATTTCTTTCTCATTGGAATTCTAGCCCCATTGCCTGTGTGGATCCTCTGCAAGAAGTTTCCACAGCAAAAATACTTGAGGCTCATTCACATTCCCATCATTCTAAGCGGCGCAGGTTCAATGATTCCTGCCAGGTCCGTAAACTTCCTTTGTTGGGGTGCCGTTggcctttttttcaatttgattgtGTATGGTAGGTATAAAGGCTGGTGGGCTAGGCATAACTACATTCTGTCTGCTGGACTTGACGCTGGAGTTGCTTTCATGGCCATTCTCTGCTATTTTACATTGCAAGTGAGGGATATTGATGGAATTAGATGGTGGGGTTTGGAGGTAGATGATCACTGCCCTCTGGCAAGTTGTCCCACTGCCCCTGGCATTGAAGTTCAAGGTTGTCCTGTTTTCCATTGA
- the LOC107416506 gene encoding farnesyl pyrophosphate synthase 1, translating to MADYRSKFLNVYSILKSELLEDPAFEWTDASRKWVDRMLDYNVPGGKLNRGLSVIDSYKFLKEGQELTENEIFLACALGWCIEWLQAYFLVLDDIMDNSHTRRGQPCWYRLPKVGMIAVNDGVLLRNHIPRILKKHFREKPYYVDLLDLFNEVEFQTASGQMIDLITTIEGEKDLSKYSLAIHRRIVQYKTAYYSFYLPVACALLMSGENLDNHIEVKNVLVEMGTYFQVQDDYLDCFGAPEKIGKIGTDIEDFKCSWLVVKALELANEEQKKTLFENYGKPDPANVAIVKALYNELNLEGVYLDYEEKVSKKLTATIEAQPSKAVQALLKSFLAKIYKRQK from the exons ATGGCGGATTACAGGTCAAAGTTCTTGAATGTCTACTCCATCCTGAAATCGGAGCTCTTGGAAGATCCTGCTTTCGAGTGGACAGATGCTTCTCGTAAATGGGTCGACCGG ATGCTGGACTACAATGTGCCTGGAG GGAAGCTGAACCGGGGGCTATCGGTTATTGACAGCTACAAGTTTTTGAAAGAAGGACAGGAATTGACTGAAAATGAAATCTTCTTGGCCTGCGCTCTTGGTTGGTGCATTGAATGG CTGCAAGCATACTTTCTTGTTCTTGATGACATTATGGATAACTCTCACACACGACGTGGTCAACCTTGCTGGTACAGATTGCCCAAG GTTGGTATGATTGCAGTAAATGATGGGGTTCTACTTCGAAACCACATTCCGAGGATTCTTAAAAAACACTTCAGGGAAAAGCCATACTATGTTGATCTGCTAGATTTGTTCAATGAG GTAGAATTTCAGACTGCCTCAGGGCAGATGATAGATTTGATTACTACCATCGAAGGAGAAAAGGATTTATCCAAATACTCATTAGCAAT TCACCGCCGCATTGTTCAGTACAAAACTGCCTATTACTCATTTTACCTTCCA GTTGCCTGTGCATTACTCATGTCAGGCGAGAATTTGGACAACCATATTGAAGTGAAGAATGTTCTTGTTGAGATGGGAACCTACTTTCAAGTGCAG GATGATTATTTGGACTGCTTTGGTGCTCCAGAAAAAATTGGTAAG ATAGGAACAGATATTGAAGATTTCAAGTGCTCTTGGTTGGTTGTGAAAGCATTAGAACTTGCCAACGAGGAACAAAAGAAAACATTATTT GAGAACTATGGGAAACCAGACCCAGCTAATGTTGCGATAGTGAAGGCCCTTTACAATGAACTTAATCTTGAG GGTGTATATTTGGACTATGAGGAGAAGGTGTCCAAGAAGCTGACAGCAACTATTGAAGCTCAACCTAGCAAAGCTGTTCAAGCATTGTTGAAATCCTTCTTGGCTAAGATATACAAGAGGCAGAAATAG